AGCTCTTCAAACCAGGGAGTTGCAGACACTGGAGTGTGAGGGTCACCAAGAAGTGCTCCAAGGCAAGGCTCACCTACCCCTAGTTAAGCATGAGTAAGTTACTAATCACAAGTCCCTCCCCCTCCACAGACCTAAAGAGACCAAAAGTTCAACCTGATGCTCACAATATTATTTAAGACAGGAGCATTTTGAGCTGAAAAAAGAGCCAAAGGGGAGATTACTCAGAGCTGACACATAAAAAGGAATAAGCAACTCTTTGGAACCTTCCTGCAGGAACCTCCACCTGAAGAAGCTGTGACAGAGGACAAGGCAAAAACCAGACCCAACGAGTTTACAAGgatgaaacaaaactaaacctCAGCAAAATCATGTTAAatgctgctcacagcccagagaaAGGCAGTAACCCAGCCAgggaagctggggctgccccagccctggaaacGTCCACGGCCAGgttggggcaacctgggctagtgggaggtgtccctgcccatggcagggggtggaatgagatggggtttaaagccccttccaacccaaaccactctgggattctgggattggGATCTGGTACAGAGAAAGGATTAACTGTCACCACACAGCtggtcctgcagctccctcctgtcTGACCAGGCCACAGAGAGCACATTTTCCCAGCCAAAAAGCAACAACTGTGGCCTAAAAAATAATAAGTTCAACTGTCCTGGCCTTCAGGAGAGATTCTGTACAAGATTAAACTCATCCCCCTGCCACGGTAGCTTTGATTTATCCAGAGGACACAAACTGCACTTTGTTCCAGCTTCCACTCACTCCACACCTGAGCTCTGCAGGTGCCACCACTCCCAGTTTTGCCAACAAGGAGGAACACAAGCCAGGGAATTTGTGACCAGttagagcagcagcagcgctaAGGAACCTGAGGGAATTCCCTGCCCAGTCCTGTCCCTCTGGATCCGCCAGGACACAGAGGCTGTGGCCAGGCCAGGCTGCATCAGGCCCATGGTGCAACACCAGGTCACAGCCTGGAACCACAAACACCACTAAGCCTCTTGAGCAATCAGGTGACTGCCCAGCACCAGGAAAGGCAGGTCTGCCCGCTGCAGCcacccagcagggctggcataAAGGAGCAGTTGTCCAAGGAAACACAGCCCCAAAGCCTCCCCCTGTCACACACACCACGAGAGACctcagggctgcagagcccacagagcagagggaaacctgaactcccagagcagggcagctgaGGGATTCTAAAGTGAGTCAGACAATTGCCACACGTCTCCCCTCAGTTAATATTGGATATTTGCAGCACTCACCCCAGTGAGGTGACACTCACCGTCACTGTAGGATCCCACAGTCCTCAATTCCCGGGATTCCCTCACCTTACTCAGGAGACAACAGCCCTTGCTCTGCCATGACAAAGCCCCCAGTTAGAGCAGAAGGGCCTAAATGAAGTAGAACAGATGAACAAGGAGCATttttctccctgagcagcaTCTCCCCAGCCCTGTAACACTCGTGTTACTCCTGTTAGTAACACAAACCTGTCAGAGACATCCCTGCCCAGTGGTTACAAAACTCAGGaataaaatccattaaaatcCACCCCTTTGCagaactgttttctgtttaaactcACTATATTAAATGGCTGGAAGTAGCCAAGACCAAACCTTCCTAAAAGAAAAACTCACTTGGGAGATACCAGGTGGGCCTGGCATGGAAAAGTTCCAaatgaggagggaagggaggaaaaggatgCTCTCCTCAGGCCCCCAGAAAACACCACAGATCCAAAGAGCCcctcagcagggccaggagggatTGGCAGCTCTCAGGGAGTCAAAAACCACAGACTCCcaactggtttgggttggaagggaccttaaaacccatctcattccacccctgccatgggcaggggcaccccccactagcccaggttgctccaagccccgtccaacctggccttggacacttccagggatggggcagccacagcttctttgggaaatccattccagcacctccccaccctcccagggaagaattccttcctactCTAAGGGCACAGAAAACCCAGAACATCAGAAACAGGGGGGCCGTGGGGTCGATCTCTCGTTTTCAAGTGCCTCTCCCGGCCCAGAAGattcccagcctgtgccaggagggcACTGCCTGCATTTCCAGAAATCCtctgacagaaagcaaagggcATCCATCACGTGCTGGTTTGAAGCCTGAAAGGGAGGTGTTGCAACCCTGGGAGTTGCAAACTGCCCGAGCACAATAAAGGAGCCGTTTGAGCGCGGTGAGCTCAGCAGAAACCAGCCCAGGCTTCCCTTCCGCCTCTCCTGGGCACCTGGAAATCGTTATTTCCTTAAAGGAATAGTCCCTGTGGTTGTTCTGCTCGTTTGAAGGCCAAGAAACGTGACATTTGTGCCCGAGCTTATCCCAAGTTCTGCACACAGAGTTTACTTCAGGCTCCCTCGCTGCACCCGTACGGAAAGAAATGAATCCAGTTCCATTTTCCAGGCCCGGAAATGAAACCTTTCctggaaggtttggaaagggatAAAGACACAGAACATGATGGCAATGGAACGAGCAGCTCTCTGGAGAGGTAACACAGACCCCCTCaaagcagggaatgggaatCAGGGAATTgctggggttggaaaagcctcCAAGTGGTGCCAGCACAACTGGGATTATCAGTCGATTAATTCAATAATTTAACCACCCAGTGGAACATCCCTGACACACTCCGCTCCCAGTCATGCCAGTAACACCAGTAACACACCAGTAGCACACCAGTAACACACCAGTAACACCAATAACACACTAGTTACACCCCAGTAACATGCCAGTAACAGTCCAGCAATACACCAGCAACATCCCAGCTACACCAATAACACACCACTTATAccccagtaacaccagtaacACCAGTCACACACCAGTAACACGCCAGTAACACACCAGTAACATGCCAATAACACCAGTAACATACCAGTGACACTCCAGTAACACCAGTAACATGCAAGTTACACCCCAGTAACACTCCAGCAGCACACCAGTAACATACCAGTTATATGCCAGTTGCAGCACTAACACCCCACTTACACCCCAGTAACACCCCCATAACACTCCGGTGACACACCAGTTATACCAGTAACAGGCCAGTAACATCGATAACACACCACTTACACCCCAGTAACACTCCAGTAACACACCAATGACACCAGTGACACCAACAACACGCCACTTACACCCCAGTAACACTCCAGTAACACACCAGTTACACGCCAGTTACAGTAATAACACACCATTTACACCCCAGTGACACCCCAGTAACACCCCAGTGACACACCAATAATACACCAGCTACACATCAGTAACACATCAATGACACCACTGACACTCCAGTTACACCAGTAACACCCCAGTGACACCACTGACACACCACTTACATCCCAGTAACACTCCAGTGACACACCAGTAACACATCAGTGACAGGACAGTAACACCAGTGACACGCCAGTTACATCCCAGTAAACATGCCCATAACACTCCAGTGACACACCAGCAACACCAGCGACACGCCAGTTACATCCCAGTAACACCAATAACACCCCAGTAACACCAATAACACCCCAGTAACACCAATAACACGCCGCTACACCCCAGTAACACTCCGGTAAGACGCCGGTCACACGTCCGTGGCACACCAGTGCCCTCCAATGCCCCCCAAtaccccccagtgccctccaataccccccagtgccctccaaTGCCCCCCAAtaccccccagtgccctccaatgccccccagtgccctccaaTGCCCCCCAAtaccccccagtgccccccagtgcccccgccccgcccgctcccATCCCCCGGTCGCTCCGAGGCCTCCTCCCGCTCCAGCACCGAGCGCAGCCCGGGCCGTGCTCCGGGCcgggccccgcagcccccgctccccccgtgtccccccgcgCCCCTCCCCGTTcccgccgtgtccccccccgtgtccccccgtgtccccgctCCCTCTCCCCCCGCTCACCGGCgctcccggggccgcccccgcgcTCCGGCCCCGCCCGGGCCCGGCCAGACGCGTTTCCGctgccggcggggccgcggggccgccgggaCCTGCAGTCCCGGCACGGGCATGGCCGGGAGCGGCGACAGGACCGCCCTGGAGACCGTGAGAGGGCAGGGAACGGGGGGCTGAGCGCCccgggggcagcggggcgggATCGGGATCTGCCGGCGGGGAACGAGCGAGGGACGACCGCGTGTTGtgccggggcagggccgggTTGGGTGCTGGGAGGGTCGGGTTGGGTGCTGGGGAGGTCTCCTCGTGGGAAGGGTTATCCGGCCCTGGcgggggtggagtccccatccccgGGGGGATTTAacagccctgtggatgtggcacttggggacgtgggtcGGTcgtggccttggcagtgctgggggatggttgggcTCGATGGTATTgcagggcttttccagcctaaatgatcCCGTGGTTCCGCGATTCTGTGCTTCCCGAGCCTGGCTTAGTGGCAGGACACTCTCCCATGATTCCCAGGCCTGGCTTAGTGCAGGACACTCTCCCATGATTCCCAAGCCTGGCTTAGTGCAGGACACTCTCCCATGATTCCCAAGCCTGGCTTAGTGGCGGGACACTCTCccatgattccacgattctgtgattcccaaGCCTGGCTCGGTGGCAGGGCACCCTCGTGAGGGGCGTTGTGGCATCGCTGTCGGGACAGATGGTGACAGTGGGGGTGGCTCCAAGGGACACCCAGCTCGCAGGTCACATCCCGGGGCTGGTGCTTCATCCCAGCAGTGGGAAACAGCCCAGATCCCTGGGCAAACCacccccccctgccccacagccttCCCTCTTGGACCCGTGTCCAAACCCTCCCAGTTGTCACCCCCAGAgatcccacagcccagcccgtGGCACCGCTGGGTTTTCCCGGGAGTGGAGCAGCCGCTCCATCGCCGTGTCCGTGGGCAGCAGGGATAGAGCTGAGGAGAGCGAGTGGTGTCACCTGGAACAGGAGAGACAGCAAGGAACGCACCTTCTGGCTGAACCTCTTGAAGTTCGGGTGTTTGAGGTTGTCCTGTGGGGAACAGGAGCAGATGGAGGCCAGGACTAACCTATTTTCAAACTAGTTCAGACTAATATTTTCTCCAGCAAGGTGTTTTTCTAAAGGTGTGACACCAGGCTCTGGTGTCCTCTCTGTCACCTGCTGCAGGTGGCCGGGCCCCTGGCAGCATTTTTAGGACCCATTTTTAGGCACTGGCTGGCACTGCCcggctgaggggctgcagtgacacagtgacactggcacagactTGTGGAATTCCCTGAAGGAATCTGCCCTTCGGGGAATGTGTTGGTTTTCCATGGAAGCCTCTGCCAACAGCAGTGCCGGGGGTGAAACAcctgcctgcagggagcaggggcttggtgaggagcagggaagctcctggtcctgctgagATCAGGAATTGTACCTGAGGACTTCTCCCATGTAAAGAGGggcaagacaagaggaaattgCCCAAagatgtgccaggggaggttcagcAGGagggacatcaggaggaatttcttcctggaaagggtggtcggcactggaaggggctgcccagggaagtagtggagtGCCTGTGccctggacatggcactcagtgctccgggctgggggacaaggtggggatcgggcacaggttggactggatgatcctggagggcttttccaacctcagtgagtctgggattctgtgactctccacagcaaagaggagagagaacCGTGTGGAGCAGGTTCAGCACAATGTGTTCCCTGCTCTGGGTGCTCACACTGTGCTCAGGAGGCAGGGACAGGGTACTGCTCTTTGTTTGGATCTGGGATCAGATCTCCCTGCTGACAGGCAGCATTCCTCCCTGGGAATCTTTGCCTGTCCCTCTCATTCCTGGGTAGCTCTGGGATGTGATTTCTGGGATCACATCACCCTGAGCAgtcattcccagctcctttccACCATGGATCCTGAAGCTGCAGCTTTCTTTGGGCTCCTCCTCTCTCCTAGGCAGGGGAGGGATGCACAGGTGTCCTGACTGGGGAGAGCTGGAATTCTGAAGCTTTCCCTCTGTGAAGGTGTTTTGGTCCCACGGCAGCACCGGAGCCACAGAGGTGGCTCAGGCAGACCCAGAACCCTCTGGGGAAGCTGAGCACAGGAGCTCATCCTTTGCCCTTCGGGTGTTCCTGACCTCAGGGGGCCTTACAGCATCTCTTCTTTCCCATTGGTGACAGATCCAGGCGGATGGGACAGATGGGAATTGTGTCACCTTCGTGCTGCACGACGAGGATCACACCCTGGGCAACTCCCTGCGCTACATGGTCATGAAGAAGTGAGTGGAGCCTCTGACAGGGCTGAGGGAacctctgtgccctgccctggcctTCTCCTCACTGATCCACACCTCAGCTGTTGCTGGAAGGAGGCAAatgatcccaaatccctgtgcaCACCTGTCAGAGCCTTTATGTCCCGCATGGggccctgctcccacctcctgcctctcctcacaggattAATCTTTTCCTTGGGCTGAGTCAGGAACCTGAGAGCACCAAGAGGCCTTAGTGGGCCTGACCAGGCTCCACCCACACTCTCCCTTGACCAGGAGCCCCAATTAAGTTCAGCTCAAGGTTTTCAGTCCTTCTTGAGCTGTTGGAGGAGTAACTGGGTCTCCAGCCCAGCTTGTGCTGGGTCATGGACTCCATTTGTTGCCCAcacttgggttggaagggatcttaaagcccagcccatcccaccccctgccatgggcagggacacctcccactagcccaggttgctccaagctccatccagcctggccttggacacttccagggatggggaagccacagcttttccaggcaacctgtgccagagcctcaccaccctctcagcccagaattccttcccaatttcccatctatccctgccctctggcagtgggaagccattccctgtgtcctgtccctccatcccttgtccccagtccctctccagctctcctggagcccctttaggccctgcaaggggctctcagctctccctggagtcttctcttctccagggaaacccccccagctctcccagcctggctccagagcagaggggctccagccctgggagctgctccgtGGCCTCTGgactcctccagcagctccatgtgtttcctgtgctgaggatcccagagctgggatggcCAGACAGGTCCCCCCTGGTTCCTTAATGTCAtcaccctgggcagggctgggggttggTGAAGAGCTGCTGGCAAAACCTCACAACAATTGCAGGAGGGAGTCCAAGGCACCATCACTGCAGTTGCTTTGCAGTGTCACGTCAGTCCTTCTGAGAAATCTCTGTGACAAGACCaacagctgctggcaggaaagGGGCTCTTCTTTTTGCTGGGGGGCCCAAATTTCTCCCacctctctcagctgctggagcagaggcaccTCAGTAactcctgcactgccctgggcccATCAGCctctttttctgcagcagctttggGTACAGTGAGGCTTCCAAGCATCCAGGATTCCCTGtttgggctctgcagggctgccccTGCACTGGCTGTGGTGCCAGGATGGTGCCTACAGGGTGCCAGCCAGGTCTTtgccctgcagagctccagctgcagctcgGGGACAGATGGGGGGGGTGAAGGTTCCACAAGTGGTTTCCTCTCAGAAAATCCCTCCCATAAGACCCTAAATCATGGTAGAAACATCCCAAGCTCCAGCAGGTCTTGGCTCCAACTTCCCTGAGCTTTGCTGTGGGGTGGCCTGGCTTTCactgctccctctcctctctcccctcccgCAGCCCTGACGTGGAGTTCTGTGGCTACTGCATCACACACCCCTCAGAGAGCAAGATCAACTTCAGGATCCAGACCAGAGGTAGGGCTGGGGGCTGTTCCTGCATGACTGGGCTCCTTTTTTCATGGAATTCCCCCCTGCTCATGCCAGGTTCCCAGCAGGACTCAtttaagcaaagcaaagccCTTTCACCtcccctctgcagtgctgtgccccATGGCTGAGCCTCAGAGGCTGCTCCCAGTGGGATGCTCCAGctcctgttcccagctggagcggggagcagctcccctggctggcagcaggctctggcacagggagctcagccccgggtgggcagcaggaggggggtGAGTGGGCACACACCCGGGGGGTAGGTGgggactgcccagggagaggCCACCAGCCCTTGGGAGCCACCTCAGTGTCCCTGACCCAGCTTTTGGAGCCACCTCAGTGTCCCTGACCCGGCTCCCTTCCCACAGGGGCCCTTCCAGCGGTGGAGCCGTTCCGGAAGGGGCTCAATGACCTGATGGCTGTTTGCCAGCACGTGCTCAGCACCTTTGAGGTGAGACCATTCCTGAGGAGCTCGGGAGCCTTTTCCATCTCTCGGTCCTGTGTCTATCCCCAAGGCCTGTGCTGGAGGTGCCTTTGCCATGAAAACCTGATGGTTTCCTTGGGCATGGCTTCCTTTCCCTTGGAGTGACTGTGAAAATCAGTCACTTCCAAAAGCACCTGGAGCTCTGTCAGAGCTTCCCAGCCTTTCCAGGCTCCGGGCAGAGAagtcccagcactgcagggtgCTGGCACTGGGCTGCACGAGTCACCCAGGGGTGTGCTGCTGACTTTGGTCCTGTGCTCTTGTTGCAGAGGAGCATGAAGGAGtacagggcacagagggaggaggagatgcagTAGCCTTTGGAGATGGCACGGATGTCCCCAGGGATGTCCCCCTGGATGTCCCCCTGGATGTGTGTGATGTCCCTGTGTTGAATTCCCTGGGTCCAAGCCGGTTctttttggttgtttctttCACGGCTTTGAtgcaaactgtgttttcttctatgAATAAAGTTTATTAATTTAGATGCTGCAGAGGTGACACTGAATTCTGCTCAGCACAGGTGTGGAAagccacagaatcatggaatggtttgggttggaagggaccttaaagctcatccagttccaccccctgccatgggcagggacaccctccactagcccaggttgctccaagccccatccagcctgactttggatacttccagggattcaggggcagccacagcttctctgggcaacctgtgccagggcctcacccccctcccagggaagaattccttcccaatatcccaccaAACCCTGCCCTGTCAGtatgaagccattcccccttgtcctgtctctacaCACCCTGCTAAAAATGATGGAGAGAAGGCAGTTCTGTCACTCTCCCAtcatatttttcccctctccaagtgtttttgctgttttcttcccaggATTTCCAGGTCAGAGGTGCAGAATCAGGTGCACAGGACAAGTCTGAGCCTTCAGGGAGCCAAGGGACTCAAATCAAGCTTTAGGGGGTGTAATGGGGTGTGAAATCACAGGGCTCTGAGGGCTTGGGAACCTTTCTGGGTTGCTCGGCACGTGGAGGAGGGACAAGGCTCATCCCAAAGGAACCTGCTGCCACTCAAGGAAGTATTTAAGAGACTTTGCAGCCCCCCTGCTGCTCAGTACCAGaggttttcctttcaaacaccACCCTGTTTTATTAGGAACATAcggaggagggagaggcaggaagggaaaggTCAGGTTTTCTCTATAAAATCACTCTGTCAAACAGGAATTGGCAAAGTGGGTCTTGCTGGCAGGTTTGTGCTGGGGTTGTGCAAAGGAGCCAGCTGAACCCTGGGTTTCCTAATCCAGCTCCTTTTCCTGTGGGATTGCTGCCAGGGATCCATCCTGCCCATGCCAGTGGGGTCCCACATAACAGTGGGAGTTGAAATCACAGACTCCATTTGCCTGGAAATGTggacaaatacagaaatacacagaattCTGATCTTTTTATGAGcagaatcattaaaaaataccCTTTTACTAAGGTGTCTGAGCTGTCTCAGTCTTTatcaattttctcttttgactTCATTTTTCCACCAACAAATGCAGGCAGAGcccaacagcagcactgcaacaCAGACAGAAATTACTCCAGTAGGTTGGGAAATGTATGGAAAACAGGCTGGTCTACCTATTCCTCAGTTTCTGCTTGCCTTGAAACCCATTTGTCTTTCAGAAATATGACTTGTTTGTAAAACATttgcagctaaaaaaaaaaaccccaacacctgGAAAACGTTTTAATTGCAAgtcttttctcctgttttcctctctccacttttttttttcctatggcaaggtgaaaaggggaaagaaataaaaagagggataataaagaagggaaaaccaacagaaaatCATCAAAGACTTGGTAACTGAAACTTTTTCATGTAGGTTTTCTTACACTTTTGGCAAGAGGTTGTTAGAATAAACACGGAATCATGGATtgctttgggttggaggggatcTTATAGATCATCTctgacaccttccaccagaccaggttgctccaagccctgtccagtcGAAAATTGCTGGAAAATCACTCAGGGGATTGATATTGTCgggagggaatttggggaaGCTCTTTGCCATGTTTTGGTTCGTTCCAGAGGCTCTTTCAGCTGAGATTGGACCTTCCCCGCTGCCTTTGCCACCTTCAGTTGACCACAAGGACgtctctgtcccctcccagatGCCGTGGAACTTGGTGTCCCTTGGCCAGGACACGGCAGAGGGAACACCAACTCCAGGCATCAAAATCCAGGGCAcccctttttccctttggaaCGGGGGATCCccctcccaggagctgtgggctGAAGGACATTCCAGCTGCTGAGGAGCCTGGATTGAGGCTGGATGCTTTCCTGGAGGGGCACACCTGGATCCTCTCCCTTGCCACCTACCCAGCAGAGCATTAGGTGCTTCCAGGGGGGTTGGAAAGCTGAGGGCTGGATCCTTGGGATCGGCCTCACCTGGATTGGAGCCATCTCTACCTTCCCTTTCCTGGGCCTACCAACTCTTCCCTGGAAGGAACAGCATTCCCCAGCCATCCTGGTGCTCCCTTggccctgggaaggggaagctGGACCCGATGGCTTGGCTGGATGTTCCCCCCAGTGACACCTGGGGACTCCTGGTCCCCAAACCCTGTGGTCACACGTGGTCACCTGCGTGTGCCAGTCACCCCCCCGGCTCAGGAGTCTGGGGCAGGattcccaggaaaaggggaagagaagggggcTTTCAGGGCTCCCTGGGGCAGGTTGGTGACACAGTGAGGCCGAGTGACTGTCCCCACCACAAGCAGGAGGAGGGTTCCCACCACTGGTGCTCTACCAGCCATCCCTGGATCTCATCCCAACTCCAGGCCCAGCAaccaaagctcttttttttttgctctttcagcTGGGAATTGTCACTCGTggtcctctccctcccctcctcatcCCACATCCATCTCCAAGCGACCACATCCCggctttccttcccttttccacgCACatctccccc
This Chiroxiphia lanceolata isolate bChiLan1 chromosome 14, bChiLan1.pri, whole genome shotgun sequence DNA region includes the following protein-coding sequences:
- the LOC116793729 gene encoding DNA-directed RNA polymerases I and III subunit RPAC2-like, whose protein sequence is MAGSGDRTALETIQADGTDGNCVTFVLHDEDHTLGNSLRYMVMKNPDVEFCGYCITHPSESKINFRIQTRGALPAVEPFRKGLNDLMAVCQHVLSTFERSMKEYRAQREEEMQ